In a single window of the Leisingera daeponensis DSM 23529 genome:
- a CDS encoding pseudouridine-5'-phosphate glycosidase — protein sequence MIDIRYSSEVQAAKAEGRAIVALESTIITHGMPYPQNVEVAAQVEQDIREAGAVPATMAVIEGVLHVGLEPDQLQALGQAKGVAKISRADMPACIATGGTGATTVAATMIAARLAGISVFATGGIGGVHKGAETTFDISADLLELAQTPVTVVAAGAKAILDVPKTLEVLETQGVPVIAYGQDSFPAFWSAQSDLKAPLRMDDAAQIARAHATRQTMGLPGGQLVANPIPADDQIAAEDLAPVIAQAQSEADAQGIAGKDVTPFLLARIFELTDGRSLTANIALVRNNARLAAKIAQELNKLTQ from the coding sequence GTGATCGACATCCGATATTCGTCCGAGGTCCAGGCCGCCAAGGCCGAAGGCCGCGCCATTGTTGCGCTGGAAAGCACCATCATCACCCACGGCATGCCCTACCCGCAGAACGTCGAGGTTGCGGCGCAGGTGGAGCAGGACATCCGCGAGGCCGGTGCCGTGCCTGCCACCATGGCGGTGATCGAGGGCGTGCTGCACGTGGGCCTGGAACCCGATCAGCTGCAAGCGCTGGGTCAGGCCAAGGGCGTCGCCAAGATCTCCCGCGCGGACATGCCCGCCTGCATCGCCACCGGCGGCACCGGGGCGACCACGGTTGCGGCCACCATGATCGCGGCACGGCTGGCAGGCATCTCCGTCTTTGCCACCGGCGGCATCGGCGGCGTCCACAAGGGCGCGGAGACCACCTTTGACATCTCCGCCGACCTGCTGGAGCTGGCGCAGACCCCGGTGACGGTTGTGGCCGCGGGCGCCAAGGCGATCCTCGACGTGCCCAAGACGCTGGAAGTGCTGGAAACCCAGGGCGTGCCGGTCATCGCATACGGGCAGGACAGCTTCCCGGCCTTCTGGTCGGCGCAATCGGACCTCAAGGCGCCGCTGCGCATGGATGACGCGGCGCAGATCGCCCGCGCCCACGCCACCCGTCAGACGATGGGCCTGCCGGGCGGCCAGCTGGTGGCCAACCCGATCCCGGCGGACGACCAGATCGCCGCCGAAGATCTGGCGCCGGTGATCGCCCAGGCCCAGTCCGAAGCCGACGCACAGGGCATCGCAGGCAAGGATGTGACCCCCTTCCTGCTGGCCCGTATCTTCGAGCTGACGGACGGCCGCTCGCTTACCGCCAATATCGCCCTTGTGCGCAACAATGCCCGGCTGGCGGCAAAGATCGCACAGGA